From one Deltaproteobacteria bacterium genomic stretch:
- a CDS encoding CoA transferase: MVEKSTRHSPEKKENYMSQTQHLLSGYKVLDFTQVLAGPTTTRLMAEMGAEIIKVELMPNGEISRNLPFIKNGRSGYYIQQNRGKKSLCIDARHPKGQGIIKNLIKKVDVVVENFSPGTIARLGFGYDVVKTINPKVIMCSISALGQTGPLSSIPGYDYIGQAYAAVTHLIGDPNGAPSFPMLGLGDVSTGVHAYAAIASALLYRERTGQGQYIDVTLLDSYFHCHELSVQLYSGTNGAVEPKRSGSHHYAVSPAGLFKGKKQYFFILCLEHQWSVLCKAMGKPELIDDPRFSTNAKRVEHQKDVVQVLEGWIQAQASDDEALRLLHAGHVPAAPVLSVPEAINHPHLRARRTVRRVKDPLFGEVDIPGMPLKFSAFPEELPLQAASLGEHNEEVLRTHLSYTPEQVQQLESEGVLKRDPTK; this comes from the coding sequence ATGGTAGAGAAAAGCACGCGACATTCACCAGAGAAAAAGGAGAACTACATGTCACAAACGCAACATCTGCTCAGTGGATACAAGGTGCTCGACTTTACCCAAGTGCTGGCTGGGCCAACAACCACCCGCTTGATGGCCGAAATGGGCGCGGAGATCATCAAAGTTGAACTTATGCCCAACGGTGAAATCTCACGAAATTTACCCTTCATTAAGAACGGCCGCAGCGGCTACTACATTCAACAGAATCGCGGCAAGAAAAGCCTGTGCATCGATGCCCGCCATCCCAAAGGACAGGGAATTATCAAGAACTTGATCAAGAAAGTGGATGTCGTCGTAGAGAATTTCTCCCCTGGGACGATCGCGCGCTTAGGGTTTGGTTATGACGTCGTCAAGACGATCAATCCTAAAGTCATCATGTGCTCGATCTCGGCGCTCGGCCAAACTGGACCACTCTCCAGCATTCCAGGCTACGATTATATTGGTCAGGCGTATGCTGCGGTCACGCACCTGATTGGCGACCCTAATGGCGCGCCGTCATTCCCCATGCTTGGACTGGGCGATGTGAGCACTGGGGTTCATGCCTACGCCGCGATTGCCAGCGCCCTACTCTACCGTGAACGGACCGGCCAAGGACAATATATTGATGTCACACTGTTAGATTCTTATTTCCATTGCCATGAACTCAGTGTGCAACTGTACAGTGGCACCAATGGAGCAGTTGAGCCGAAACGGTCAGGTTCGCACCATTATGCCGTAAGTCCGGCTGGATTGTTCAAGGGAAAGAAGCAGTATTTCTTCATTCTCTGTTTAGAGCATCAATGGTCCGTGCTGTGTAAAGCGATGGGCAAGCCGGAACTCATTGATGATCCGCGTTTCTCTACCAATGCCAAACGTGTGGAGCATCAGAAGGATGTCGTCCAGGTCCTTGAAGGCTGGATTCAAGCGCAAGCGAGTGACGACGAAGCGCTACGTCTGCTCCACGCAGGTCATGTTCCTGCAGCGCCGGTCTTATCGGTGCCCGAAGCGATCAACCATCCACACCTCCGCGCGCGGCGTACCGTCCGGCGGGTAAAAGACCCTCTTTTCGGTGAAGTCGACATTCCGGGCATGCCACTAAAGTTTTCTGCCTTCCCGGAAGAACTGCCACTCCAAGCTGCGTCTCTCGGCGAACACAACGAGGAAGTCTTGCGTACCCATCTGTCGTACACGCCAGAGCAGGTGCAACAACTGGAATCCGAAGGGGTGCTGAAACGAGACCCCACTAAATAA
- a CDS encoding TIGR03620 family F420-dependent LLM class oxidoreductase has product MDLGNVGIWFFLDAMPAAESAKFAQTVEKAGYKTLWIPEAVGREPFPHAAYLLDRTDQLAIATGIANIWARDAITMAAASKTVAELSGGRFVLGIGVSHKPLVSNLRGHSYDKPYSYMKEYLPKMKSALYRAPEPKEPVPIVIAALHPKMLALSAEQTQGTHTYFVPPEHTAKARAQIGPKPWICAAQAVILETDATKARTMARQYMKTYVPRLPNYTKNLKDLGLYKDSDFDNGCSDRLVDDIVAWGTETKIRDRIDAHLKAGATHVCILPIRWDNEALPDLRAVEAFAPRS; this is encoded by the coding sequence ATGGACCTTGGCAACGTTGGCATTTGGTTTTTCCTTGACGCCATGCCAGCAGCAGAAAGTGCGAAATTCGCTCAGACTGTTGAGAAAGCTGGTTATAAAACGCTGTGGATTCCAGAGGCGGTTGGGCGTGAACCGTTTCCACATGCGGCGTATCTCTTAGATCGCACTGATCAGCTCGCTATCGCTACCGGTATCGCCAACATCTGGGCACGAGACGCGATTACGATGGCAGCAGCATCCAAAACAGTCGCAGAATTGTCGGGTGGACGTTTCGTCCTTGGGATCGGCGTCAGCCACAAACCATTAGTCTCAAACCTGCGTGGCCACAGCTATGACAAGCCCTACAGCTATATGAAAGAATATCTGCCCAAAATGAAGAGTGCACTGTATCGGGCACCAGAGCCGAAAGAACCGGTACCGATTGTCATCGCGGCGTTACATCCCAAGATGCTCGCCCTCTCAGCAGAACAAACACAGGGCACCCACACCTACTTCGTGCCACCAGAACACACCGCGAAAGCTCGTGCCCAAATTGGTCCCAAGCCGTGGATCTGTGCTGCACAAGCAGTGATTCTTGAAACCGATGCCACCAAAGCACGCACGATGGCGCGGCAATACATGAAGACATACGTGCCACGGCTACCAAACTACACCAAAAATCTCAAAGACCTCGGTTTGTATAAGGATAGTGATTTTGACAATGGTTGTAGCGATCGTCTGGTTGATGACATTGTTGCGTGGGGCACGGAGACGAAGATTCGCGATCGCATTGATGCACATTTGAAGGCCGGTGCGACGCACGTCTGCATTCTGCCGATTCGCTGGGATAACGAAGCGTTGCCGGATTTACGAGCGGTTGAGGCGTTTGCGCCTCGGTCGTAG
- a CDS encoding nuclear transport factor 2 family protein — MPNESNEIRELLDKQACREVLTRYCRALDWLDGEALKKVFAADAHIDYGFFRGRGDAFIPVVMEVEHSFERRWHFVANEIIQLNGDTAEAESYGLAAAVSSKEGRTVTHVFGGRYLDRLSRRNGQWLITWRQYVLDWQQTIEADTPAEAIPGLLTSTGFNPAHALYRKL; from the coding sequence ATGCCCAACGAAAGCAATGAAATTCGCGAACTCTTAGACAAACAAGCCTGTAGAGAAGTACTCACTCGCTACTGCCGGGCACTAGATTGGCTCGATGGCGAAGCGTTGAAAAAAGTTTTCGCCGCCGATGCACACATCGATTATGGCTTCTTCCGCGGTCGAGGCGATGCATTTATTCCGGTCGTCATGGAGGTCGAGCATAGCTTTGAACGTCGTTGGCATTTCGTCGCGAACGAGATCATCCAACTCAATGGCGATACTGCAGAAGCCGAAAGCTACGGACTCGCGGCAGCCGTCTCAAGCAAAGAAGGGCGAACGGTGACGCACGTCTTTGGCGGTCGGTATCTCGACCGTTTATCGCGACGTAACGGGCAGTGGCTCATTACCTGGCGACAGTATGTTTTGGACTGGCAGCAAACGATTGAAGCGGATACGCCAGCCGAAGCGATTCCAGGGCTACTCACCTCGACTGGATTCAATCCGGCGCATGCGTTGTATCGGAAGTTGTAG
- a CDS encoding LLM class flavin-dependent oxidoreductase produces MENTMNIGLVFPFRNPPQWRKPFPQFYAEQLRQIQVAEALGFDTAWLTEHHFAEDGYSPSLLPIAGAIAGMTNRIRIGTFLLLLPLHNAVRVAEDAATVDILSQGRFDLGVGQGYAPAEFTGYGIPRNQRASRLEEGVEVIRGMWTQDPFSYTGKHYNLTNISMMPKAAQTPHPPLWIGAVQHKAVERAARLGCNFLGTADPVAQELYDATLRAHGRNPSDYSAAQQRWVYVAPTYEQAWNDVQDHLHYMLLWYGRWFAEANDFPGAEQMAQLPPATELRHMTDQLIGRPIIGTPEDVSQQLAIMTKQLRMTHLVMGMHMPGLDPGKSQRSMELFAKEVMPTLR; encoded by the coding sequence ATGGAGAACACGATGAACATTGGCCTGGTCTTTCCTTTTCGCAATCCACCACAGTGGCGGAAACCGTTTCCGCAATTTTATGCTGAACAACTCCGTCAAATACAGGTTGCCGAGGCGTTGGGCTTCGATACGGCGTGGCTCACCGAGCATCATTTTGCTGAAGATGGCTACTCCCCTTCCCTGTTACCCATTGCTGGTGCGATTGCGGGAATGACAAATCGGATACGCATTGGCACCTTTCTTTTACTGCTTCCCTTGCACAATGCGGTTCGTGTCGCTGAAGATGCCGCGACTGTCGATATTCTCTCGCAGGGCCGTTTTGATCTAGGTGTCGGTCAAGGCTATGCACCAGCAGAGTTTACTGGCTACGGCATTCCGCGTAACCAACGCGCGTCACGTCTTGAAGAAGGGGTCGAAGTCATTCGCGGTATGTGGACCCAAGACCCTTTTTCTTACACAGGTAAACACTACAACCTCACGAACATCAGCATGATGCCCAAGGCGGCACAGACTCCACATCCACCGCTGTGGATTGGCGCAGTCCAGCATAAGGCCGTAGAACGTGCCGCCCGTCTGGGGTGCAATTTTTTGGGAACTGCCGACCCAGTCGCACAGGAACTCTACGATGCGACACTGCGAGCGCACGGACGCAATCCCAGTGATTACTCTGCCGCGCAACAGCGCTGGGTCTATGTCGCGCCCACCTACGAACAAGCCTGGAACGATGTCCAGGATCACCTACACTATATGTTACTGTGGTACGGGCGGTGGTTTGCAGAGGCCAATGATTTTCCCGGCGCAGAACAGATGGCGCAGTTACCCCCGGCGACGGAATTGCGTCACATGACGGATCAGCTCATCGGTCGTCCAATTATTGGCACGCCAGAGGACGTGAGCCAGCAGCTTGCCATCATGACCAAACAACTGCGCATGACACACCTTGTTATGGGCATGCATATGCCCGGACTCGATCCAGGCAAAAGTCAACGCTCAATGGAGTTGTTTGCCAAGGAGGTGATGCCCACCTTACGTTGA
- a CDS encoding amidohydrolase encodes MTNPTVVDSDGHILEPTDLWEKYLEPQYRDRAIRFCTDRRGFEYVEIDRQKSQVLRAGVLGALGGAYQDPRELLTPGKVTYWESALRTPGAIDPAARLREMDAAGIDAALLYPTIGIIWEGECADPELSAAYARAYNNYLFDFCSHDPQRLIAIAHVNLLDVNLAVAEVERVKGKAKGIFTTPVPRNGRPVGDRYYDPFWAACETANLPVATHVQVRPDALGMGMYAPQGDPSPEKNPLWFTFMQLTEDSRLGVNCVFQGGVLERFPNLRYVVLEIGCGWLPSWLERADGKFDMFGFTTGLTHKPSEVWKRNCWVSAEADEACIPEIAREIGAQRILWATDYPHVDAYKDPVPELREHIASMSAEDRAWILGKSAVELYRL; translated from the coding sequence ATGACAAACCCCACTGTTGTAGATTCAGACGGCCATATCCTCGAACCCACGGACTTGTGGGAAAAATATCTTGAACCACAATATCGTGACCGTGCCATTCGCTTCTGTACGGACCGACGCGGTTTTGAATACGTGGAAATCGACCGCCAGAAAAGCCAGGTGTTGCGTGCTGGTGTGCTTGGTGCATTAGGTGGCGCGTACCAAGACCCACGTGAATTACTGACACCTGGTAAGGTAACGTATTGGGAATCGGCACTGCGTACACCCGGTGCGATTGATCCTGCGGCACGTCTGCGAGAAATGGACGCTGCTGGCATCGATGCCGCATTACTCTATCCGACTATTGGCATCATCTGGGAAGGTGAGTGTGCTGATCCAGAACTGTCCGCAGCTTATGCTCGCGCTTATAACAACTATCTATTTGACTTCTGTTCGCACGACCCGCAACGACTGATCGCCATCGCGCATGTCAACTTGCTTGATGTCAATTTAGCCGTTGCGGAAGTCGAACGGGTCAAAGGCAAAGCCAAAGGCATCTTTACCACGCCGGTGCCACGCAATGGTCGACCAGTCGGTGATCGCTATTACGATCCATTCTGGGCTGCGTGTGAAACCGCCAATCTGCCGGTTGCGACCCACGTGCAAGTGCGGCCCGATGCCTTAGGCATGGGCATGTATGCACCACAGGGTGATCCATCACCTGAGAAGAACCCGCTGTGGTTTACGTTCATGCAATTGACCGAAGACTCACGGCTTGGTGTGAACTGCGTGTTCCAAGGTGGAGTGCTCGAACGCTTCCCGAACCTCCGTTACGTCGTGCTAGAAATAGGCTGCGGCTGGCTTCCATCGTGGCTGGAACGGGCCGATGGCAAGTTTGACATGTTTGGCTTTACCACGGGTCTCACACATAAGCCGAGCGAGGTGTGGAAGCGTAACTGTTGGGTCTCAGCCGAGGCCGACGAAGCTTGCATTCCTGAGATTGCCCGTGAGATTGGCGCACAGCGGATACTGTGGGCTACTGACTATCCGCACGTCGACGCGTATAAAGACCCAGTGCCAGAATTGCGTGAGCATATCGCTTCAATGTCGGCAGAAGATCGAGCGTGGATTCTGGGAAAATCGGCAGTTGAATTGTATCGACTGTAA
- a CDS encoding acyl-CoA dehydrogenase: MNEHARPNDAASILAATRALVPIIVESRAEIERERRLPLRIVDALKQAGAFRMTMPRDWGGAEIDPLSQLQIIEELSVADASVGWCVMIGCDSGYLSGFIDQNVAREMYTDIDMVTACSLIPRGRAVKVPGGYRVSGKWPFSSGCQHSAWIIGGCVVYEGEQAKLNPAGIAETRQCYMPAADVTILDTWYPTGLRGSGSHDFTVTDYFVPDERTYSYQNLTFHRSGSLYRFPLNILYKFASVPVGVARGALESLIADGEKPSRMTTVGRPGAMARTLREEEFVQDAVGRAAAIINAARAYGFATIREVWETLEAKQRLSIPQMANLQFAHAQIFGMCTEAVELLFKARGGTAVYAGNQLDRCLRDMLTMNQHVMNSLRTYGVGGRLLLGLPIEQLLL; encoded by the coding sequence ATGAACGAGCACGCCCGCCCCAACGATGCCGCATCGATTCTTGCTGCGACCAGAGCCCTAGTGCCGATAATTGTCGAAAGCCGCGCGGAGATCGAACGCGAACGGCGCTTGCCGTTACGTATCGTTGATGCCCTCAAGCAAGCCGGAGCGTTTCGCATGACCATGCCGCGTGACTGGGGTGGCGCAGAAATCGATCCGCTCAGTCAGTTGCAGATCATTGAAGAGTTATCAGTGGCTGATGCCTCGGTTGGGTGGTGTGTGATGATTGGGTGCGACAGCGGCTATCTGAGTGGCTTCATCGATCAGAACGTTGCGCGCGAGATGTATACTGACATCGATATGGTCACTGCCTGTTCGCTGATTCCGCGTGGACGCGCAGTGAAAGTTCCTGGCGGCTATCGTGTCAGTGGGAAGTGGCCATTTTCCAGTGGCTGCCAACACAGCGCGTGGATCATTGGTGGCTGTGTCGTGTATGAAGGCGAGCAAGCAAAACTGAATCCGGCTGGAATCGCCGAAACTCGACAGTGCTATATGCCCGCAGCCGATGTTACGATTCTTGATACCTGGTATCCCACTGGTTTGCGTGGCAGTGGTAGTCATGATTTTACCGTCACTGACTATTTCGTTCCTGATGAGCGCACGTATAGTTATCAAAACTTGACCTTCCATCGCTCAGGCTCGCTGTATCGTTTCCCGTTAAACATCCTCTATAAATTCGCCAGTGTACCGGTCGGTGTTGCGCGTGGTGCACTTGAATCCTTGATTGCCGATGGTGAGAAACCGTCACGTATGACCACGGTCGGACGACCAGGAGCGATGGCGCGGACGCTGCGTGAAGAGGAGTTCGTGCAGGACGCAGTTGGTCGAGCTGCGGCGATCATCAACGCGGCACGAGCGTATGGCTTCGCTACGATTCGCGAGGTCTGGGAGACGCTAGAGGCAAAGCAACGCTTGTCGATTCCGCAGATGGCGAATTTGCAGTTTGCTCATGCGCAGATCTTTGGCATGTGTACTGAGGCGGTTGAATTGTTGTTCAAAGCGCGTGGCGGGACCGCGGTCTATGCAGGCAACCAGCTTGACCGTTGTCTGCGCGACATGCTGACGATGAATCAGCATGTCATGAATTCGCTGCGTACGTATGGCGTCGGCGGACGTTTGTTGCTTGGTCTGCCGATTGAGCAATTGCTATTGTGA